In Microbulbifer sp. GL-2, the following are encoded in one genomic region:
- the ampE gene encoding regulatory signaling modulator protein AmpE, which translates to MTLLIVLFTLALVQIWGSGEPLHRDGWFDKWCARIAQIPTLQANGGLLLGASILPPVLLVALLMAVVESSAGGLGVLLLGVPLLLYCLGRGNFNDTLSTYLRSWYRGDLKGATEAAAPLLQDIHETPADGKCLHEQVFRGAAYSAFERLFAVLFWFILLGIPGALLFRLSALFAERARETQWEATTTHWLWLLEWLPVRIMGLSFAIVGNFAGCYRAWRQCLMCRERDTAQVLEAYLEGALGGIDASECSATADLSQVQRQSGAEIEGLQSLLSRTLLLWITVLALAVLFA; encoded by the coding sequence ATGACTTTGCTAATTGTTTTATTCACTTTGGCTTTGGTACAGATTTGGGGCTCTGGTGAGCCTTTACACCGCGATGGATGGTTCGATAAATGGTGTGCGCGAATAGCTCAGATACCAACGCTGCAGGCCAATGGAGGCCTTTTGCTGGGGGCCAGTATTCTACCTCCTGTTTTGTTGGTGGCGCTGTTGATGGCGGTTGTAGAGTCCAGCGCAGGCGGTTTGGGTGTGCTTTTACTTGGCGTGCCACTGTTACTTTATTGTCTGGGGCGGGGCAATTTTAACGATACCCTGAGTACCTACCTGCGCAGCTGGTACCGGGGTGACCTGAAAGGCGCTACGGAAGCTGCTGCCCCTCTATTGCAGGATATCCACGAAACACCAGCCGATGGTAAGTGCCTGCATGAACAGGTCTTTCGCGGAGCTGCCTACAGTGCTTTTGAACGGCTCTTTGCTGTGCTTTTCTGGTTTATTTTACTCGGTATACCGGGCGCTCTATTGTTTCGCCTGAGTGCACTCTTTGCAGAGCGGGCCCGTGAGACACAGTGGGAGGCAACTACAACCCACTGGCTTTGGCTATTGGAGTGGCTGCCGGTGCGTATCATGGGGCTCAGTTTCGCCATTGTGGGTAATTTTGCCGGCTGTTACCGGGCTTGGCGCCAGTGCCTGATGTGTCGCGAGAGGGATACCGCGCAAGTTCTTGAGGCCTACCTCGAAGGCGCGCTGGGGGGAATTGATGCAAGTGAGTGCAGCGCTACTGCCGACCTCTCCCAGGTCCAGCGCCAGAGTGGCGCAGAAATTGAGGGATTGCAGTCCCTGCTTTCCAGAACTTTGCTGCTGTGGATTACTGTTCTGGCATTGGCGGTCTTGTTTGCCTGA
- a CDS encoding MGMT family protein gives MPVEPPFNAPETNSSALARIYRVLASIPSGRVVTYGDLAEMAGYPRAARLAGQILRKLPKDTKLPWHRVINAQGRISLPEPGASRQRKRLEHEGIILLKGRVDMAKYRWKP, from the coding sequence GTGCCTGTAGAACCCCCTTTCAACGCTCCAGAAACAAATAGCAGCGCACTCGCCAGAATATACCGGGTTCTGGCCTCGATCCCTTCTGGCCGGGTGGTCACTTACGGGGACCTTGCTGAAATGGCAGGATATCCCCGGGCAGCTCGACTAGCAGGTCAAATTTTAAGAAAACTGCCTAAAGATACCAAGCTCCCCTGGCACAGGGTGATCAATGCCCAGGGGCGGATCTCGCTGCCCGAACCCGGAGCCTCCCGGCAGCGTAAACGCCTTGAACATGAGGGTATTATCTTGCTGAAGGGCCGCGTGGATATGGCCAAGTATCGCTGGAAACCCTGA
- a CDS encoding SDR family oxidoreductase, with protein sequence MQIAGSIVAITGAGQGLGRAMAVYLAERGARLALIDVNEEGLKESVSSCEQFGVEARSYVMNVANEEEVDKGFLQIAEDFGGIQVLINNAGIMRDGMLLKCKEGKVTDRMSLSQWQSVIDVNLTGVFLCGRAAAGIMAESGKGGVMVNISSLSRAGNMGQTNYSASKAGVAAMTVTWARELARYGVRVAAIAPGFIGTDMVAQMRPEILDSLVKQVPLRRLGEQDEVASTVAYILENDYFTGRVIDIDGGARI encoded by the coding sequence ATGCAGATTGCCGGCAGTATTGTGGCGATTACCGGTGCGGGCCAAGGGTTGGGAAGAGCCATGGCTGTTTATCTGGCGGAGCGCGGAGCCCGCTTGGCACTGATTGATGTCAACGAAGAGGGTTTAAAGGAGAGTGTTTCCTCCTGCGAACAGTTCGGCGTAGAAGCGCGCAGTTACGTGATGAATGTCGCCAATGAAGAGGAAGTTGATAAAGGCTTTCTGCAGATTGCTGAAGATTTTGGTGGCATACAGGTATTGATCAATAATGCCGGTATTATGCGTGATGGCATGTTGCTTAAGTGTAAGGAAGGAAAGGTTACTGACCGTATGTCCCTGTCCCAGTGGCAGTCGGTAATCGATGTAAACCTGACCGGTGTATTCCTTTGTGGCCGCGCTGCTGCTGGCATCATGGCAGAAAGCGGCAAGGGCGGAGTGATGGTGAACATCTCCAGCCTATCCCGTGCCGGCAATATGGGGCAGACAAACTATTCTGCTAGTAAGGCCGGTGTTGCCGCCATGACAGTAACCTGGGCCCGTGAACTGGCCCGCTATGGTGTGCGTGTAGCCGCAATTGCCCCCGGCTTTATCGGCACAGATATGGTTGCGCAAATGCGTCCGGAAATTCTGGACAGCTTGGTGAAACAGGTGCCTCTGCGACGCCTGGGCGAACAGGATGAGGTGGCTTCAACTGTGGCGTATATCCTGGAAAATGACTATTTTACCGGCCGAGTCATAGATATTGATGGCGGTGCACGTATTTAG
- a CDS encoding IS110 family transposase gives MEPQEINVGIDTSSKQLDIFVRPTGQFFSVTNDKDGIKDAIKQLQPLKPKRVLIESTGRLELEFVCAAHKAGLPIVVCNPSQVRNFAKSAGRLAKTDKLDAVDIAHFGEAMKPRLSSIKPEKLRNISDLLAVRSQCLEMGTMQKNRLKRMPKSVHKPIQAILKAIKKELEVIDKQLDKLVSSIAEWRQKRDLLLSAKGVGNVLAYTLMSELPELGKLNRKEIAALVGIAPMNRDSGSFQGKRYIRGGRHRVRTVLFVSIMSAIQCHPKLKPMYKRLVDAGKPKKVALIACMRKQLTILNTMVKNNTYWDENMA, from the coding sequence ATGGAACCTCAAGAGATCAATGTCGGTATCGATACTAGCAGCAAACAGCTCGATATCTTTGTGAGACCAACTGGCCAATTCTTTAGTGTTACCAATGATAAGGATGGTATTAAGGACGCCATTAAACAACTACAACCCCTTAAACCCAAAAGAGTACTTATCGAGTCCACAGGAAGGCTTGAACTGGAGTTTGTCTGTGCTGCCCACAAAGCAGGATTGCCGATAGTTGTTTGCAATCCTTCGCAGGTAAGAAACTTTGCAAAGTCAGCGGGGCGACTCGCCAAAACTGACAAGCTGGATGCTGTCGACATTGCTCACTTTGGGGAGGCAATGAAGCCGAGGCTATCGTCGATAAAACCTGAAAAATTGAGAAATATCAGTGACTTACTGGCTGTAAGAAGCCAGTGCTTGGAGATGGGCACCATGCAAAAGAACCGCCTTAAGCGAATGCCTAAATCTGTACACAAACCTATTCAAGCCATATTGAAAGCCATTAAAAAAGAGTTAGAAGTAATCGACAAGCAGCTGGATAAACTCGTTAGCAGTATTGCCGAGTGGCGACAAAAACGTGACCTATTGTTAAGTGCTAAAGGGGTCGGGAATGTGTTGGCCTACACCCTGATGAGCGAACTACCGGAATTGGGAAAACTGAACCGAAAAGAGATTGCTGCACTCGTTGGTATCGCCCCAATGAACCGAGATAGCGGCAGCTTCCAGGGTAAGAGATATATTCGAGGCGGAAGGCATCGCGTACGCACAGTTCTGTTTGTTTCCATCATGTCGGCCATCCAGTGCCATCCTAAATTAAAGCCAATGTATAAACGCTTAGTCGACGCTGGCAAGCCTAAGAAAGTGGCCCTCATTGCATGTATGAGAAAGCAACTTACCATTCTGAATACGATGGTAAAAAACAACACATACTGGGATGAAAATATGGCTTAA
- a CDS encoding AmpG family muropeptide MFS transporter: MSQQQLTWGQALRAYLKPRVLTMFFLGFSAGLPLLLVFSTLTAWLRDYGVSRTAIGFFAWVGITFSIKVLWAPIIDFLRLPFFTDRLGKRRGWMLVSQLGIAIGLVGMASVNPQLSLMHVALLALWVAFCSASQDVAIDAYRIEAMDDDYQGAMAANYVFGYRVAMLVAGAGSFLIADHYSWSSAYLAMAALMGVGVITTLIIAEPDHSKVNKEADELQSEWAERLLGKGEHSRLKQWFIRAVACPFIEFFKRNGRFAFVLLLFIGIFRLSDIAMGVMANPFYLDLGFTKTEIAEISKLFGFFCTIVGSFLGGLLVVRYGVLRPLILGAVMVACTNLLFAQLALIGPDKAWLALVISADNISGGIANAVLVAYLSSLANKAYTATQYALFSSLMTLPGKFISGFSGIVVDAQGYAHFFVYAAIMGIPAILLSIYFWRREQREWGEEESQPSSGTT; this comes from the coding sequence ATGTCTCAGCAGCAACTAACATGGGGGCAGGCATTAAGGGCGTACCTGAAGCCCCGTGTGCTCACCATGTTTTTCCTGGGCTTTTCTGCCGGCCTTCCACTTTTATTGGTATTTTCTACCCTGACCGCCTGGCTGCGGGACTACGGTGTTAGCCGAACAGCGATTGGTTTCTTCGCCTGGGTGGGAATCACCTTCTCGATCAAGGTGCTCTGGGCACCTATTATCGACTTTTTGCGCTTGCCTTTTTTTACCGACAGGCTGGGTAAACGTCGTGGCTGGATGCTGGTATCCCAACTGGGTATCGCTATTGGCCTGGTGGGAATGGCCAGTGTTAACCCCCAGCTCTCCCTGATGCATGTGGCGTTGCTCGCCTTGTGGGTTGCTTTCTGCTCGGCTTCACAGGATGTGGCAATCGATGCTTATCGAATAGAGGCTATGGATGATGACTATCAGGGTGCCATGGCTGCCAACTATGTATTTGGTTACCGGGTCGCAATGTTGGTTGCTGGGGCTGGATCGTTCTTAATTGCTGATCATTACAGTTGGTCTAGTGCTTATCTTGCGATGGCGGCTTTGATGGGAGTTGGGGTTATTACCACCTTGATAATTGCGGAGCCCGATCATAGCAAGGTGAACAAGGAGGCCGATGAACTGCAGAGCGAGTGGGCGGAGCGCCTGTTGGGCAAGGGGGAGCACAGTCGACTAAAGCAGTGGTTTATTCGGGCCGTAGCCTGTCCCTTTATTGAGTTTTTCAAGCGTAATGGTCGCTTTGCATTCGTATTATTACTGTTTATCGGTATTTTTCGCTTGAGCGATATTGCGATGGGGGTGATGGCCAATCCCTTCTATTTGGATTTAGGTTTCACCAAAACGGAAATCGCAGAAATCAGCAAGCTGTTTGGATTCTTCTGTACGATTGTCGGCTCTTTTCTCGGCGGACTTTTAGTGGTGCGCTATGGCGTCTTGCGCCCCCTGATCCTCGGAGCGGTGATGGTTGCCTGCACCAATTTACTGTTTGCCCAGCTCGCATTGATTGGGCCCGATAAGGCATGGCTTGCCCTAGTGATCAGTGCAGACAATATCAGTGGGGGTATCGCCAACGCTGTTTTAGTCGCCTATCTTTCCAGTCTCGCCAATAAGGCATACACCGCCACTCAATATGCGTTGTTCAGCTCCCTGATGACCTTGCCTGGCAAATTTATCAGTGGTTTCTCCGGAATTGTGGTGGATGCCCAGGGTTATGCTCACTTCTTTGTTTACGCTGCGATAATGGGTATTCCTGCCATCTTGCTCTCTATCTATTTTTGGAGGCGGGAACAGCGTGAGTGGGGAGAAGAAGAGTCACAACCCAGTTCTGGAACGACGTGA
- a CDS encoding AmpG family muropeptide MFS transporter has translation MAHETVREAVFNRRMLICIGTGFSSGMPLFVLIQLVPAWLRSEGVDLATIGIFALLGLPYTWKFLWAPLMERYAFPLLGRRRGWMLVMQLLLIVFIGTLGMFSPQFNIWTIAALCFGVAFFSASQDIVLDAFRREILPDHELGLGNSFHANAYRVSGLIPGSLSLILSDHLAWNQVFWITALFMLVAVFMTLMVSEPQHPAAPPRTLREAIVLPFVEFFNRNGVKHAVLVLAFMFLYKLGDNMATALATPYYLDMGYTNTDIGIVAKNAGLWPAVIGGFFGGLLMVRIGINKCLWIFGVVQLVSIFGFMILSEANGDLVGTPGFKPSLWLLAIVIAFEYLGVGLGTAVFIAFIARTTSKLHTATQFALFTALTSLPRTFANASTGYLVETVGWTNFFLLCAVLAIPGMLLLFFVAPWNGDAAEEA, from the coding sequence ATGGCCCACGAAACAGTTCGGGAGGCGGTATTCAACCGGCGCATGCTGATCTGTATCGGTACTGGCTTTTCCTCCGGAATGCCGCTTTTTGTACTGATTCAGTTGGTTCCGGCCTGGCTGCGTTCCGAGGGCGTAGACCTGGCAACTATTGGCATTTTCGCCCTGCTGGGGTTGCCCTACACCTGGAAGTTCCTGTGGGCGCCGTTAATGGAGCGTTACGCCTTCCCGCTTTTAGGGCGGCGCCGCGGCTGGATGTTGGTGATGCAATTGCTGCTGATTGTTTTTATCGGCACCTTGGGCATGTTCAGTCCGCAGTTCAATATCTGGACGATTGCTGCTCTGTGTTTTGGCGTCGCTTTTTTCAGCGCCAGCCAGGATATCGTCTTGGATGCGTTTCGGCGGGAAATATTGCCGGATCATGAGTTGGGACTTGGGAATTCCTTTCATGCTAACGCCTACCGGGTCTCAGGCCTGATACCGGGTTCTCTCAGTCTTATTCTTTCGGATCACCTGGCCTGGAATCAGGTATTTTGGATAACCGCATTATTTATGTTGGTTGCAGTATTCATGACCTTGATGGTTTCGGAACCTCAGCACCCGGCTGCGCCACCCAGGACACTGCGCGAGGCGATCGTATTGCCGTTTGTAGAGTTTTTTAATCGCAATGGGGTAAAACATGCTGTGCTGGTACTCGCCTTTATGTTTCTTTACAAACTCGGCGATAACATGGCAACGGCATTGGCGACGCCGTATTACCTGGATATGGGTTACACCAATACAGATATTGGCATTGTGGCTAAAAATGCAGGGCTCTGGCCCGCGGTGATCGGAGGATTTTTCGGTGGGTTATTGATGGTACGTATTGGGATCAATAAGTGCCTGTGGATATTTGGTGTTGTTCAGTTGGTGTCTATTTTCGGGTTTATGATTTTATCCGAGGCCAACGGAGATCTGGTGGGAACACCGGGCTTTAAGCCGAGTCTATGGTTGCTGGCAATCGTGATTGCTTTTGAATACTTGGGCGTTGGTCTCGGCACGGCGGTATTTATCGCTTTTATTGCCCGAACAACCAGTAAATTGCATACGGCTACCCAGTTTGCCCTGTTTACTGCACTGACCTCGCTACCGAGGACTTTTGCCAACGCCTCTACCGGGTATCTGGTTGAAACTGTAGGTTGGACCAATTTCTTTCTTTTGTGCGCTGTGCTGGCAATTCCGGGGATGCTACTGCTCTTTTTTGTCGCCCCTTGGAATGGTGATGCTGCAGAGGAAGCCTGA
- a CDS encoding SRPBCC family protein: protein MKITIETEVNAPLPVVWDAWVNPEDIVQWNFALDEWCCPKADINLNVGGTFNYRMEAKDGSMGFDFEGSFTKVSPRERIHFTLDDDRAVIVEFTETANGVRVVESFEAEDENAAEQQKQGWQSILNNFKRHVESKSNKQGH from the coding sequence ATGAAGATCACGATTGAGACAGAAGTAAATGCACCACTTCCTGTTGTTTGGGATGCTTGGGTTAACCCTGAAGACATTGTCCAATGGAATTTCGCACTAGATGAATGGTGCTGCCCTAAGGCAGATATAAATCTGAACGTAGGTGGAACATTTAACTATCGAATGGAAGCAAAAGATGGGTCTATGGGTTTCGATTTCGAAGGTTCCTTTACCAAAGTTTCACCTAGGGAAAGGATACATTTTACGCTTGATGATGATCGAGCTGTAATTGTTGAATTTACTGAAACGGCGAACGGAGTAAGAGTTGTTGAATCTTTCGAGGCTGAGGATGAAAACGCAGCAGAGCAACAAAAGCAAGGCTGGCAAAGCATCCTTAATAATTTTAAACGCCATGTTGAAAGTAAAAGCAACAAACAAGGCCATTAA
- a CDS encoding YdiY family protein, giving the protein MVLSTQISRIFARTLLCLAPLQVSAGVLTLENGDRIQGELVLVDTEQVVWKSETFGEVKVDKSQVVSMDVDIDLKVAGREEPCTLAGHHQEQWELYCAEGGGWLIDFPGVERAEPYPHFVSNPMAFKGNVSAGGVFESGNREREDLDANINLDIRYGDFRHLIGALYQNQDSEDDGALEKYQLAYDLRWIFAEKWFAVANTAWEHEEARNLDLGTTMGLGLGYQFFETDKTEFSLEGGISSLQEDFIDAELSENQDDQYVAGRVALDYRYKFSLGPEIYFNQETLQSFDHSDDYQANATVGVRTPLVEGVLMEIGYQWQYDNTPSLESEKEDTKVTVGVGYQW; this is encoded by the coding sequence GTGGTTCTATCGACACAAATTTCCCGAATTTTTGCCCGAACACTTCTCTGCCTTGCCCCCCTGCAGGTATCTGCGGGCGTACTCACCCTTGAAAATGGCGATCGTATTCAGGGTGAGCTGGTTCTCGTAGACACAGAACAAGTGGTATGGAAGTCCGAAACCTTTGGCGAGGTGAAGGTGGATAAATCCCAGGTGGTATCCATGGATGTGGATATTGACCTGAAGGTTGCCGGGCGCGAAGAACCCTGCACTCTTGCGGGCCACCACCAGGAGCAGTGGGAACTGTATTGCGCAGAAGGGGGTGGTTGGTTAATCGATTTCCCAGGTGTGGAACGCGCAGAACCCTATCCGCATTTTGTCAGTAACCCGATGGCATTCAAGGGTAATGTAAGTGCAGGAGGGGTCTTTGAGTCTGGTAACCGCGAGCGGGAAGACCTGGATGCGAATATCAACCTGGATATACGCTATGGTGATTTCCGACACCTGATCGGAGCTCTATACCAAAACCAGGACAGTGAAGACGATGGGGCGCTGGAAAAGTACCAGCTGGCCTATGACCTGCGCTGGATTTTCGCAGAGAAGTGGTTTGCTGTAGCAAACACCGCCTGGGAACATGAGGAAGCGCGGAACCTGGACCTGGGTACTACCATGGGTCTCGGTCTCGGTTACCAGTTTTTCGAAACAGACAAGACAGAATTTTCGCTGGAAGGTGGTATCAGTAGTCTGCAGGAAGATTTTATTGATGCGGAATTAAGTGAGAATCAGGACGACCAATATGTGGCGGGTCGTGTTGCGCTGGATTACCGTTATAAATTTTCCCTGGGACCGGAAATCTATTTTAATCAGGAGACATTACAGTCTTTTGATCACAGTGATGACTACCAGGCAAATGCCACGGTGGGAGTACGTACCCCGCTGGTTGAGGGCGTACTGATGGAAATTGGCTACCAGTGGCAGTATGACAATACACCATCGCTGGAAAGTGAAAAAGAAGATACTAAAGTAACCGTCGGCGTCGGTTATCAATGGTAA
- the csrA gene encoding carbon storage regulator CsrA: MLILKRRTGENLRIGSNVSVTVLEVKGNQVKIGIHAPKSLPVHREEIYIRIQKEQELENGTH; this comes from the coding sequence ATGTTGATCTTAAAGCGCCGGACTGGCGAGAACCTAAGAATCGGAAGCAATGTCTCAGTTACAGTTCTGGAGGTTAAGGGTAACCAGGTAAAAATAGGAATCCATGCACCCAAATCCCTACCCGTTCATCGTGAAGAAATTTATATACGCATCCAAAAAGAGCAGGAACTCGAGAATGGAACTCATTGA
- a CDS encoding YbhB/YbcL family Raf kinase inhibitor-like protein: MNLGFHCLNYRKLANYFVASVFFLVAAASQAGQLTLSSASLKPGKKMPLAHVYAGCGGENLSPQLSWEGAPEGTKSYAITVYDPDAPTGSGWWHWVIFNIPADVTSLPEGAGDLKNGLIPEAVQGRNDYGNPGYGGACPPKGHGDHRYRFRVYALKVDSLPLDENASPAKVGFNVNANKLAEAELEVLWGH, translated from the coding sequence ATGAACCTAGGATTTCACTGCTTGAATTACCGCAAGCTAGCCAATTACTTTGTAGCATCAGTATTTTTTCTGGTGGCTGCCGCCTCCCAGGCTGGGCAGCTGACACTCTCTTCCGCTTCATTGAAGCCCGGCAAAAAAATGCCGTTAGCCCATGTATATGCTGGCTGTGGTGGAGAAAACCTCTCCCCACAACTGAGCTGGGAAGGTGCCCCGGAAGGCACCAAAAGTTATGCGATAACGGTTTACGATCCCGATGCGCCAACGGGCAGTGGTTGGTGGCACTGGGTAATCTTTAATATTCCGGCAGACGTTACCAGCTTGCCAGAGGGCGCCGGTGACCTGAAGAATGGCTTGATTCCCGAAGCCGTTCAGGGTCGCAATGATTACGGAAACCCCGGATATGGCGGCGCCTGCCCACCTAAAGGACACGGTGACCACCGTTATCGCTTCCGCGTATATGCTCTGAAAGTGGATTCTTTGCCGCTGGATGAAAATGCATCTCCTGCAAAAGTGGGCTTCAACGTGAATGCCAACAAATTGGCAGAAGCAGAACTTGAAGTTCTATGGGGCCACTGA
- a CDS encoding aldehyde dehydrogenase family protein: MLSDLSAADERASAAIVAGLRAYFRSGSTAELAWRRRQLSQLRNMLSENEARFIQALQQDLHKAPQEAYLTEISFLYSDIDHTLKHLKKWARPRKVSSPLLTQPAKSYIQPEPLGVVLIIGAWNYPLQLLLSPLVPAIAAGNCAVVKPSELSPAVSHLVAELLPQYLDNDAFACVEGGVAETTGLLEQRWDHIMYTGGGRVAKIIMSAASKHLTPITLELGGKSPCIVADDADIDVAARRIAWGKFTNAGQTCIAPDYVLCTKHTADRLVPAIQQAVRDMFGENPRQSTDYGRIVNTQHTLRLADLLGAGEVIFGGDVDVDERYMAPTLMRCVNLQSPVMQEEIFGPLLPVIELDDFGKVETFVNEREKPLALYVFTRSDAIAERILSRCSSGNACVNDCMMFMLAQDLPFGGVGASGMGCYHGEHGFRTFSHYKAVMKRKNILDVDLRYAPYTERKFKWLKMLQR, translated from the coding sequence ATGTTGTCAGATCTGAGTGCTGCAGATGAAAGGGCCTCCGCGGCAATAGTCGCTGGGTTAAGAGCATATTTCCGCAGTGGAAGCACTGCTGAGCTGGCCTGGAGGCGGCGCCAATTAAGCCAGCTGCGCAACATGCTTTCTGAAAATGAAGCGCGTTTTATTCAGGCCTTGCAGCAGGACCTGCACAAGGCTCCCCAGGAAGCCTACCTGACCGAGATTTCATTTCTTTATAGCGATATTGACCACACTCTGAAGCATCTTAAAAAGTGGGCTCGACCTCGTAAGGTCTCTTCGCCACTACTCACCCAGCCTGCGAAAAGCTATATACAGCCGGAACCCCTCGGTGTGGTGTTGATCATCGGGGCCTGGAATTACCCACTACAGCTTTTACTGTCGCCCCTGGTGCCAGCCATTGCTGCCGGGAACTGTGCAGTAGTCAAACCTTCAGAGCTATCCCCAGCAGTTTCCCACCTGGTTGCGGAGCTGTTGCCCCAATATCTGGATAATGATGCTTTTGCCTGCGTTGAGGGAGGCGTGGCCGAAACTACGGGCCTTTTGGAGCAGCGCTGGGATCACATCATGTACACCGGTGGTGGCCGTGTTGCCAAAATCATCATGAGTGCAGCGAGCAAGCACCTGACACCGATAACCCTGGAACTCGGTGGCAAGAGCCCCTGTATTGTGGCCGATGATGCGGATATCGACGTGGCCGCGCGGCGCATAGCCTGGGGCAAGTTCACCAATGCCGGGCAGACCTGCATCGCTCCAGATTATGTGCTTTGCACCAAGCATACGGCCGACCGACTTGTTCCCGCGATCCAGCAGGCGGTGCGGGACATGTTTGGTGAAAACCCGCGTCAAAGTACTGACTATGGACGCATAGTGAATACCCAGCACACACTGCGGCTGGCAGATCTGCTCGGCGCTGGAGAAGTGATTTTTGGCGGTGATGTGGATGTGGATGAGCGCTATATGGCACCAACTCTGATGCGCTGTGTAAATTTGCAATCACCGGTGATGCAGGAGGAAATTTTTGGCCCGCTGCTGCCGGTCATTGAACTGGATGACTTTGGAAAAGTGGAGACATTTGTCAACGAACGTGAAAAGCCGCTCGCGCTGTATGTCTTTACCCGCAGTGATGCCATTGCCGAGCGGATTCTTTCACGCTGTAGTTCTGGCAATGCCTGCGTTAATGACTGCATGATGTTTATGCTGGCCCAGGATCTGCCATTCGGTGGGGTGGGTGCCAGTGGTATGGGCTGTTATCACGGTGAGCATGGATTTAGAACCTTCAGCCACTACAAGGCAGTGATGAAGCGCAAGAATATTCTGGATGTCGACCTGCGTTATGCGCCCTATACCGAGCGAAAGTTCAAGTGGTTGAAAATGCTGCAGCGATAG
- a CDS encoding threonine/serine dehydratase, producing MPSDSNDLPTSADIFCAAQTVSTTVHRTPLISSQLLNQLGGANLWFKCEHLQKVGAFKARGATNALSLLPEGTELVATHSSGNHGAALAWAAAEQSLPCIVVMPETAPNAKRAAVEGYGAKIITCGPSLADREAALQKVVQETGAHIVPPYDDSRIIAGQGTVALEIVQQCREQGFTPDVIVAPVGGGGLLAGIGLAMAALAPDVLVIGAEPAGADDAQRSLRGGVHITTQQPNTIADGLRTTLGQRNYKVIRRTVRDIVTVSESGIVRAMQLLWTRTKQMVEPSAAVGFAAVLEHGARFRNKNVAVVLTGGNMDLGKVSNLFASVEE from the coding sequence ATGCCCTCGGATAGCAACGACCTGCCAACCAGTGCTGATATTTTTTGTGCTGCACAAACTGTCTCCACAACCGTCCATCGAACTCCCCTGATAAGCTCACAACTGCTCAATCAGCTGGGTGGTGCCAATCTTTGGTTCAAGTGCGAGCATCTGCAAAAAGTGGGTGCGTTTAAAGCGCGTGGCGCTACCAATGCACTTTCTCTCCTACCTGAAGGAACTGAATTGGTGGCCACCCACTCCTCTGGTAATCATGGCGCGGCCCTGGCTTGGGCTGCAGCGGAACAGAGCCTGCCCTGTATTGTTGTTATGCCGGAAACAGCACCGAATGCGAAGCGCGCGGCTGTTGAGGGCTATGGTGCGAAAATAATTACTTGTGGTCCCAGCCTGGCAGACCGGGAAGCGGCACTGCAAAAAGTGGTACAGGAAACGGGTGCCCATATAGTGCCGCCCTATGACGACAGCCGGATTATTGCAGGGCAGGGCACGGTTGCCTTGGAAATTGTGCAGCAATGCCGAGAGCAGGGCTTTACCCCCGATGTGATTGTGGCTCCTGTGGGAGGTGGCGGTTTGCTCGCTGGTATTGGCCTGGCGATGGCTGCGCTGGCTCCGGATGTACTGGTAATCGGTGCCGAGCCAGCCGGTGCGGATGATGCCCAGCGCTCCCTGCGCGGCGGTGTCCATATTACTACCCAGCAGCCAAACACCATTGCTGATGGACTCCGTACCACTCTCGGGCAACGAAACTACAAGGTGATTCGCCGTACTGTGCGGGATATTGTGACAGTTTCGGAAAGTGGTATTGTGCGGGCAATGCAACTATTGTGGACTCGCACCAAGCAAATGGTTGAGCCCTCTGCGGCAGTAGGGTTTGCGGCCGTACTTGAGCATGGTGCGCGTTTTCGCAACAAAAATGTCGCGGTTGTATTGACCGGTGGCAATATGGATCTGGGCAAGGTCTCAAACCTGTTTGCCAGTGTCGAAGAATAA